Genomic segment of Umezawaea sp. Da 62-37:
AAGGCTTTCGCGATGGCCTCGCCGAGTTGGGTGGGGTGCCCGTCGCGCGAGAGCATCCGGATCACGTCGTGGGCGCGGACGGCGCCGGTGTGGATGGAGGCGACGATCCGCAGGATGTCCTCCCAGTGCTGGGCCGCCCGCGTGAGGTCGACGCGGCCGCGGGCGGCGGTGGTGAACGGCCCGTAATCGGCTTTCGGGTCGATCCGCCACAGCTTCTGATCCGGCAGGTCCGCGAGCTGCGGGCGGTAGGTCCAGCAGCTCGCGAGCGACAGGAGTCCGAACACGATGTCGCTGTAGGACGCGGTGTCGGTGACGGTCATCTGCGGTTTCACGCCGCCGTCGCGGTCATAGAGCACGTCGAGCACGTGCAGCGAGTCGCGCGGGGTGCCGCGACGACCTTCGCGACGAGCCCGGCGGTTTGGTCGTTGACCATGTTCAACCACGTCGCCCCGCGCGACCCGCGGCCGCGCGGGAAGTGCCGAGGGTTGGGCCGAGTGCAGGGTGCGGACCGGGACAACGAACCGCATCCCGTCCACCGACGCAACGTGGCCGCCACCCCACAGCCCTGCCAAACCGATCCCGGCTTGGGCCTCGATCGGGCCACCCGACAGTGCAGATGGACTGGGCGTTCCGGCCGAAGGGGATCGCACCCTTCGCTGGTCTGCGGCCACGCAGCCAGCGGCGGGGCTGGACAGTTCCCTGGACGTGCCCACCCCGATCGAGTGTGAAAGACTTCACGCCGCCCCAATCGTGGCATGAAGTCCACCAAGTCGACTCTACGAAATCCAGGGCGCATCACCGACTCCGCAAGGCCCAGAACGCATCAGTTGTGACAATTGCGGAACCGCGCATGGCAGTCATCACGACGAGTTCCTACCCGCGGGCGTGGCCTCGGTGGATTCCACGCTGGCAAGGCTGCTGCGCAGGCCGAGAAGCCCGACGAAGGCACGCAGACCAGCGCCGACCAGGATGATCAGGACCATGTTGTGCAACATGCTTTCCAGGCTGCCCGCGACGATCGAGGCCAGCGGGATGCTGGAGAAGGCGATCATGCGAGTGGTCGCAACGACCCGGCCGAGCAAATCCCGCCGGACTATGCGCTGACGCAATGTGAACCAGGCGACCACGTTCATCGATCCCAAAACGAACACCAACGCGGACACCACGGCCACGCCGATGGGATCCCGGAAGACCACCAGCAGCGCTGTGGTCAGCCCCGCGGCCACCGTGGACAAGGCGATGGTCCTGCCGTTGCCGAGTCTGCGGATCACCTTCGGCGCGAGCAGTGAGCCGAGCAGCGCGCCGCCGCCCTGGGCGGCGAACACCATGCCCACGGCTGTGGATGACATCTCGAGGTAGGTCGTGAGGTAGTAGACGAGGTTCGCCTGGATCAGCCAGATGGCGAAGTTGGTGCCGGTGAACAGCAGGCTTCCCGCGAGCAGCGGCCTGTTCTCCCTGGTGATGTAGCGCAGTGCCTCCCTAATGCCGCTGATCATGCGCACGGGCGTGGTCTCGACCGCTGCGGGTGGTCGAGGCGTCACCCGGATCAGCAGGATGATGAAGGCACTGGCGACGAACGAAAAGGCGTCGATGTAGATGGCGGTCTCGAACCCGACAAAGGCGACAAGGCCGCCGGCGAGCACCGGACCGGCGAGGCTGACCACGTTGTCACTGGACTGCAGCAGCGCGTTGGCGCGGTCGAGGTTATTGGCGCGCACCACGTCAGGCAGCCAGCCCTGGAACGCCGGGTGGTACATCGGCTCCACCGACGACAGCAGCAGCGCCACGGCGTAGATCAGGATCAGGTGCACTGCGCCGACCGACACCATGATCGCCAGCGCGAGCGCGAACACACCAGCTACGAGGTCACCGACCACGAGTAACCGCTTTCGGTCAAAACGGTCGGCGAACACCCCGCCGGGCAGCGACAGCAGTAGGAAAGGTCCGTACTCCAAGGCGTAGAGCGCCGCGGTCTGCAGCGCTGATCCGGTCAGGTCGAGCACGAGCAGGGGCAGCGTGATCCGATAGATCCAGGTCCCCGTGTTCGAGATGACATATGCCGCCCACAGCAGGTGGAAGCGCGAGCCCAACCCGCCGCCCCGCTTATCCACATCGTTACCCATAGTGTTCCTCCGGTACGGGACCAGGACCGACATGACGCTATCAATAGCGCCGGGATGACACGTGAACCGCCAATGCCCCATAAGGGTGATCTAGTGCGACCCTTCGGTCCACTGTCATCTATGAGTTGTTCGTCTTAATCTGTCAATATGGTACGGATTTCCCGGTCGAGAGCCCATTCGGAGGCATACCTGCGCAATCTCTGACCGCAATTATCGGGATCTTGGGACTTGCCGCCCACCCGAATGGACCAGTGAAATGGATTGACGAGGGCGGATTGCCTGATTAACCTCCACAGGGGGACGGCGAAATGTCGTACGAAGTGGAAAAATAGTTGACCAGGGTGACATTATCCGGGGAGTCGGTAAATGTGTTCACCGATGTGGACGCGTGCGCATTGATATCCGACTTGGATTTGATCACGCAGGAGCTAGGACGCTTTCGTCGTATTTATCGAGGTATTTTGGCTACCCTAGCCGCTCCCGAACTCGCGGCCGCTGTCGCGGAAGCGGAGCAGATCCTGACCCCGCTGTTGGAAGCCAGTGCCTACGCCGAGGCCAGGCTGGCCGCGGACGCCGACGACGAGACCGGCGCCGAGGTCCTGGATCACTGCGAACGGCTGTGGTCGCGGGTGGCGTCGACATGGGACTTCTTCGAGCCCGAGTTGGCCAGGTCGAGGGCGGAGGATGCGTCGCACGCCACCGAGTTGGACCGTCACCGCAACTACCTGGCGCGACTGCGCGCCTCTGCCACGTTCCAACCCGCGGAACCGGTCGCCTCGGTGATGGCAGGGCTCGATCCTGTGCCAGCGTGGGAAACCCTGGCCCGTCAGATGCTTGCCCGGATCCGGCCCGGTGGCGAGCCGCTGGGCGCCGTGCTGCCCGCGCTCTACGCGCCCGACGTGGAGTTCCGCAGACGTCGTGCGGACGATGTCAGCTCGGCCCTGCTCGCCGAGGTGGACCTGCGGGCATCCGTCCTGGGCGGCTTGGCACAAGCACGCGCGGCGCGCGCCGAGGTGTCCGGGGCACGAGACTGGGCCCACGCGGAACGTGTGGCGAACCAAGTCGATGACCGAGACCTGGCCGCGCTGCTGGAGACGGTGCGCGGCTCGTTGGGAACGGTGCACAGGTACTACAGCTGGAAGCGGACGGCATTGGGACACCCGCTCAGTGATTCCGATCGCTACGCACCGCTTCCGGGCTCGCCTGGCGGCCACTCCTGGGAATTGACCCGCGAGGTGGTCCTGGAGGCGTTCCGTCGAATAGGCGGTCGGGTGGCCGACGTCGCCGCGGAACTGCTGGACTCCGGAGCGGTCGACGCCTTTCCGCGACAGCGGAAGACTCGCGGGGCGCTGACCTTCGGTTTGCCCTCCGGGCGGGTGGCGGTCCTGCTCAACTTCACCGGTGTGCAGCGCGACGTACTGACCTTGGCGCACGAGCTGGGTCACGCAGCGCATCTGAGGCTTGCGGTCGGACGAGGCGCGTTCACCGCCACCGCCCCTACCGTGCTCGGTGAGACCGTCGCGTTGTTCACCGAGTCGGTGGCTGCCGATGTCCTAGCCGAACGTGCGGACGATGCAACGGCCCGAGTCGCGCTCACCGCCCGCACCGTCGAGGACCGACTGGTCGCGGTATTCCGCCAAGTAGTCCTGCACGACTTCGAGGACTGGTTACACACGGCCGGAGGGCGGTCGGAACGGTTGGACGCGGAGTCGTTGGCCGAGCGATGGATTGAGGGGCAGCGCCGGTTGTACGGCGATGCGATACAGCTCACTGACGGTTATCGACACTGGTGGAGCTACCTCGATGAGTTGTTCCTGCGTCCAGGAGGTCGGTTCGCCTACCCATACGGCCAACTGGCGGCCATGGCGCTGGCGGCCCGCTTCCGTGAGACGCCCTCGTCGTTCCGCCCCCGGTTCGAGTCGTTGTTGTCCGCGGGCGCCAGCGCTCCACCTGCGGAGCTCCTCGGTGAGCTGGGAGTGCATCCCGACGATCCGTGTTCCTGGCAGGAGGGCGTGGACGCGCTCATCGCCCAGGTCGACGCGCTGCGAGCCGATCGACCCGACAAGCGGTCCGATGACCGTCTGTCCCCGAGTTTTACCCGTGCCGAGCACAACCAGGAGGTGATCACGCCATGACCATCACGATGAAGATTCGCAAGACCAGCACCGCAGCCAGCGCCAACGAGGGCTGATCGCAATGAACGCCCGCTGGTGGACCGCGTAACGGGCGGTCCACCAGCGGGCGACTCCATCTTAGTCTGCCGACAGGCCTCGATCCCCAGCCCACTTCGCTACGAGGAAGCCCGATGACGCAGCCGATCCTGCCCAAGCTCAAGCACATGACGCCCGCGTTCGCCGTCGACGGCATGCTCTACATCAGCGGCTACGGCCAGGTAGCCGAGATCCCCGACGACAACGGCGCGATCCACCGCATGTGCCGGCTGCTCGATGGCACCAGGACCGCCGCGGAGGTGTATTGCGACCTGGCCGCAGATTATCCGGAGATCACCGCGGCAGAGGTCGAGGCAGCCATCGCCCAGTTCGACGAGTCAGGATTCCTGATCAATGGCGCGGTCACCCCCGACGGGCTGCTCGACGACTACGAGCAGGCGCGCTGGGCCCGAAATATCAACTTCTTCGGATCGTACTGCTCCCTGGCTGACAACCAGTTCCAGTACCAGCGCACGCTCCTGGACGCACGGGTGACGCTGCTGGGGCTGGGTGGCTTGGGCTGCCACATCCTGCAGGATCTGGCAGCCATGGGGATCGGTCACGTGCGGGTCGTCGAGTTCGACCGCGTCGAGATGTCGAACCTCAACCGTCAGATCCTCTACCGCGACGCCGACATCGGTCAGCCCAAAATCGACCTGGCAGTGGATCGCATCCGGCAATTCAACCCCCGGATCGACATCGAGAAGATCCCCCGCCGCATCGAGAACACCGACGACGTGCTCGCCGCTGTGGACGGCGCCGACGTGGTGATCTCCGTGGCCGACCGGCCCAAGATGGAGATCAACCACTGGGTCAACGAGGGGTGCGTCCGTGCGGGCGTCCCCCTCGTCACCGGCGGTCTGGACACCCAGCGCGCCGTGTACTTCACGATGGTGCCCGGCCAGACC
This window contains:
- a CDS encoding Tn3 family transposase; amino-acid sequence: MGTSRELSSPAAGCVAADQRRVRSPSAGTPSPSALSGGPIEAQAGIGLAGLWGGGHVASVDGMRFVVPVRTLHSAQPSALPARPRVARGDVVEHGQRPNRRARREGRRGTPRDSLHVLDVLYDRDGGVKPQMTVTDTASYSDIVFGLLSLASCWTYRPQLADLPDQKLWRIDPKADYGPFTTAARGRVDLTRAAQHWEDILRIVASIHTGAVRAHDVIRMLSRDGHPTQLGEAIAKAFDQLGSDKAAVRLAGFYALERIGQSMPGQQEASAAATPPRIAWPDTTAASSQARPT
- a CDS encoding MFS transporter; this encodes MGNDVDKRGGGLGSRFHLLWAAYVISNTGTWIYRITLPLLVLDLTGSALQTAALYALEYGPFLLLSLPGGVFADRFDRKRLLVVGDLVAGVFALALAIMVSVGAVHLILIYAVALLLSSVEPMYHPAFQGWLPDVVRANNLDRANALLQSSDNVVSLAGPVLAGGLVAFVGFETAIYIDAFSFVASAFIILLIRVTPRPPAAVETTPVRMISGIREALRYITRENRPLLAGSLLFTGTNFAIWLIQANLVYYLTTYLEMSSTAVGMVFAAQGGGALLGSLLAPKVIRRLGNGRTIALSTVAAGLTTALLVVFRDPIGVAVVSALVFVLGSMNVVAWFTLRQRIVRRDLLGRVVATTRMIAFSSIPLASIVAGSLESMLHNMVLIILVGAGLRAFVGLLGLRSSLASVESTEATPAGRNSS
- a CDS encoding M3 family metallopeptidase, translating into MFTDVDACALISDLDLITQELGRFRRIYRGILATLAAPELAAAVAEAEQILTPLLEASAYAEARLAADADDETGAEVLDHCERLWSRVASTWDFFEPELARSRAEDASHATELDRHRNYLARLRASATFQPAEPVASVMAGLDPVPAWETLARQMLARIRPGGEPLGAVLPALYAPDVEFRRRRADDVSSALLAEVDLRASVLGGLAQARAARAEVSGARDWAHAERVANQVDDRDLAALLETVRGSLGTVHRYYSWKRTALGHPLSDSDRYAPLPGSPGGHSWELTREVVLEAFRRIGGRVADVAAELLDSGAVDAFPRQRKTRGALTFGLPSGRVAVLLNFTGVQRDVLTLAHELGHAAHLRLAVGRGAFTATAPTVLGETVALFTESVAADVLAERADDATARVALTARTVEDRLVAVFRQVVLHDFEDWLHTAGGRSERLDAESLAERWIEGQRRLYGDAIQLTDGYRHWWSYLDELFLRPGGRFAYPYGQLAAMALAARFRETPSSFRPRFESLLSAGASAPPAELLGELGVHPDDPCSWQEGVDALIAQVDALRADRPDKRSDDRLSPSFTRAEHNQEVITP
- a CDS encoding ThiF family adenylyltransferase gives rise to the protein MTQPILPKLKHMTPAFAVDGMLYISGYGQVAEIPDDNGAIHRMCRLLDGTRTAAEVYCDLAADYPEITAAEVEAAIAQFDESGFLINGAVTPDGLLDDYEQARWARNINFFGSYCSLADNQFQYQRTLLDARVTLLGLGGLGCHILQDLAAMGIGHVRVVEFDRVEMSNLNRQILYRDADIGQPKIDLAVDRIRQFNPRIDIEKIPRRIENTDDVLAAVDGADVVISVADRPKMEINHWVNEGCVRAGVPLVTGGLDTQRAVYFTMVPGQTGCIECWRLGVFRTDQVSATLLAEKRERQIGGDNAAFVPLVTMVTGLLIGETVRLLTGVAPPVAAGRLMQLRFDDYEMTEYETWKRLPDCPVCGTSTPTGPPATLKTNQLA